In the Adlercreutzia equolifaciens DSM 19450 genome, one interval contains:
- the rpiB gene encoding ribose 5-phosphate isomerase B: protein MRVSIGSDHAGFEQKQALVDYLVGKGYDVIDRGPDNDDRVDYPDYAAPVAHDVADGVAERGVLVCGTGIGMAMAADKVPGVRAANIINSEFAALCREHNDANVITLSGRFVPLEENERILDTFFATDFGGGRHAGRVQKIMELD from the coding sequence ATGCGCGTGAGCATCGGAAGCGACCACGCCGGCTTCGAGCAGAAGCAGGCCCTGGTGGATTACCTGGTGGGGAAGGGGTACGACGTCATCGACCGCGGCCCCGACAACGATGATCGCGTCGATTACCCCGACTACGCGGCCCCCGTGGCCCACGATGTGGCCGACGGTGTCGCCGAGCGCGGCGTGCTCGTGTGCGGAACGGGCATCGGCATGGCCATGGCCGCCGACAAGGTGCCCGGCGTGCGTGCCGCTAACATCATCAACTCCGAGTTCGCCGCCTTGTGCCGCGAGCACAACGATGCGAACGTCATTACCCTTTCCGGCCGCTTCGTGCCGCTCGAGGAGAACGAGCGCATCCTCGACACCTTCTTCGCCACCGACTTCGGCGGCGGCCGCCACGCCGGCCGCGTTCAGAAGATAATGGAACTAGATTAG
- a CDS encoding AAA family ATPase, whose translation MAEELYTWVPFYTELANKLLPYKNDRAALIDKLQAMYESIDTKLPKLDDGGVPNDIDPFTIFGLFNKGISSQNRRKIVAALADVFCITAELPNDFAGTPLLNNLNATFYAFIGDSRRGESDIDNLWDLFEAELALADADNPENRNAFAAAFDKTVGQFGLGWKLTMGLYWARPLAFINLDSRNRWFMGDTAKAGVPIASIMPKEKDAPIHDGKHYLAICDTIRAELNSADCPYNGFPSLSNAAFIESERVNRERKAAAKAAEQEAEENALGDAGVEVVHYWLYAPGEGASMWEDFYTRGVMGLGWHELGDLREYSTKEDMRLALQQIRGNETSQKNSAHAVWQFTHDIKPGDIVFVKRGRTEILGRGVVVGGYAYDADAGHYPNLREVKWTHKGHWTHDDQFAMKTLTDVTDYTDFVEKVNGYFEEDAEETLGGTLPADLPYDREQFLSEAYMDEETYDTLVGVLRSKKNIILQGAPGVGKTFVAKRLAYSMMGAKDRDRVMMVQFHQSYSYEDFIEGFRPSASGFDLIKGSFYTFCKKAQDDTDNDYFFIVDEINRGNLSKIFGELFMLIENDKRGPNNKLQLLYSRERFYVPSNVYLIGMMNTADRSLAMLDYALRRRFAFFDLRPGFDSKGFIAYRDSLGNPKLNNLLACTVKLNAAISDDDTLGDGFCIGHSYFCGMKAADVTDAKLSAIVEYELAPMLREYWFDEPSKVREWTDALRKSIK comes from the coding sequence ATGGCGGAAGAACTCTACACATGGGTTCCTTTTTACACCGAGCTGGCAAACAAGCTATTGCCTTACAAGAACGACCGCGCTGCCTTGATCGACAAGCTGCAAGCGATGTACGAGAGCATCGACACGAAGCTTCCTAAGCTTGATGACGGCGGCGTCCCTAACGATATTGACCCCTTTACGATATTCGGACTCTTCAACAAAGGTATCTCAAGTCAGAACAGACGAAAAATCGTTGCCGCTCTCGCAGACGTATTCTGCATCACCGCTGAACTACCAAACGATTTCGCTGGAACCCCCTTGCTCAACAACTTGAATGCCACCTTCTACGCTTTCATTGGGGACAGCAGGCGCGGCGAATCCGATATCGACAATCTCTGGGATTTGTTCGAAGCGGAACTTGCTCTAGCTGACGCAGACAACCCCGAAAATCGCAATGCCTTTGCGGCCGCCTTCGATAAAACAGTTGGGCAGTTCGGCCTGGGCTGGAAACTCACTATGGGGCTTTATTGGGCCAGACCGCTCGCGTTCATCAATCTAGACTCGCGCAATAGGTGGTTCATGGGCGATACCGCAAAGGCCGGTGTCCCTATAGCAAGCATCATGCCAAAAGAAAAAGACGCGCCTATTCACGATGGCAAACATTATCTTGCCATCTGTGACACTATCCGAGCAGAGCTTAACAGCGCCGACTGCCCATACAATGGCTTTCCTTCACTCTCTAATGCGGCATTTATCGAATCGGAACGAGTCAATAGAGAGAGAAAGGCAGCAGCCAAGGCCGCTGAACAAGAAGCAGAGGAGAACGCACTTGGCGACGCGGGGGTGGAAGTCGTCCATTATTGGCTCTATGCACCCGGCGAAGGCGCAAGCATGTGGGAGGACTTCTACACCCGTGGCGTCATGGGCCTCGGTTGGCACGAACTCGGCGACCTGCGCGAGTATTCGACCAAAGAAGACATGAGGCTCGCTCTTCAGCAGATACGTGGTAATGAAACCTCGCAGAAAAACTCGGCACACGCAGTGTGGCAGTTTACCCACGACATCAAACCTGGCGATATCGTCTTTGTTAAGCGGGGGCGTACGGAAATCCTTGGTCGCGGAGTGGTTGTAGGGGGCTACGCATACGATGCGGATGCTGGCCACTACCCCAACCTACGCGAAGTAAAGTGGACCCACAAGGGTCACTGGACCCATGACGACCAGTTCGCGATGAAGACCCTCACTGACGTCACCGACTATACCGACTTCGTGGAGAAGGTAAACGGCTATTTCGAGGAGGATGCCGAGGAAACCCTCGGGGGGACGCTCCCCGCAGACCTCCCTTACGACCGCGAGCAATTCCTCTCCGAGGCATACATGGACGAGGAAACTTACGACACGCTCGTCGGTGTGCTTCGTTCAAAAAAGAACATCATCTTGCAAGGCGCTCCCGGCGTGGGAAAAACTTTCGTTGCAAAGCGCTTGGCCTATTCGATGATGGGCGCAAAAGATCGCGATCGCGTGATGATGGTGCAGTTCCATCAAAGTTATAGCTACGAGGATTTCATCGAAGGCTTTCGTCCTTCCGCATCGGGCTTCGACCTCATCAAGGGAAGCTTCTACACGTTCTGCAAGAAGGCGCAAGACGATACCGACAATGATTACTTCTTCATCGTCGACGAGATCAACCGAGGCAACTTATCGAAGATCTTCGGCGAGCTCTTCATGCTCATCGAGAACGACAAGCGAGGGCCCAATAACAAGTTGCAGCTACTCTATTCACGCGAACGCTTCTACGTGCCAAGCAATGTGTATCTCATCGGCATGATGAATACCGCTGACCGCTCGCTCGCAATGCTCGATTATGCGCTACGTCGACGGTTCGCATTTTTCGACCTGCGTCCTGGATTCGATTCCAAGGGGTTCATTGCCTACCGCGACAGCCTGGGCAACCCGAAGCTTAACAACCTTCTCGCATGCACAGTAAAGCTGAACGCCGCCATCTCCGACGATGACACTTTGGGCGATGGCTTTTGCATCGGGCATAGCTATTTCTGCGGCATGAAAGCTGCCGACGTAACAGACGCAAAACTCTCGGCCATCGTGGAATACGAACTTGCACCAATGCTGCGCGAGTACTGGTTCGACGAGCCATCGAAGGTTCGCGAGTGGACCGACGCTCTGCGCAAGTCCATCAAATGA
- the glpK gene encoding glycerol kinase GlpK gives MKKYVIALDAGTTSSRAMLIDRAGRPVASVQRPFPQIYPQPGWVEHDPQDILSSQLGALTELIMSSNVDTAEIDSIGITNQRETTIVWDRATGEPIMNAIVWQCRRTAPMVEAIASDPATAAEITARTGLVPDAYFSASKLAWILGEVPGARARAEAGELCFGTVDSWLIWKLTDGAVHATDVTNASRTMLYNIHERHWDPFLLKLFGIPEAILPEVRPSSGSFGITANPGLVQGIPICGVAGDQQAALFGQCCFHAGQAKNTYGTGCFLLMHTGHEACASEHGLVTTVAASAPNAGGTEYALEGSVFMAGALIQWLRDELGIIDSVAETDAIARSVATTDGVFVVPAFTGLGAPWWDADARGAILGLTRGAGRAHIVRAALESIAYQVCDLARAMAEDARMPLSVLNVDGGAAANDFLMQFQADMLGAPLRRPDNAETTALGAAYLAGLSTGFWKSTEELAALREGEDRFLPTFDEPMRAARLAAWHEAVSRIRS, from the coding sequence ATGAAAAAATACGTCATAGCGCTCGATGCGGGCACCACCTCTTCCCGCGCCATGCTCATCGACCGCGCCGGCCGCCCCGTCGCCTCGGTTCAGCGCCCGTTCCCGCAGATATACCCGCAGCCCGGCTGGGTCGAGCACGACCCGCAAGACATTCTCTCCTCGCAGCTGGGCGCGCTCACCGAGCTCATCATGTCCTCGAACGTGGACACCGCCGAGATCGATTCCATCGGCATCACCAACCAGCGCGAGACCACCATCGTGTGGGACCGCGCCACCGGCGAGCCCATCATGAACGCCATCGTCTGGCAGTGCCGCCGCACGGCGCCCATGGTGGAGGCCATCGCGAGCGACCCGGCGACCGCGGCCGAGATCACCGCGCGCACGGGCCTCGTGCCCGACGCCTACTTCTCCGCCAGCAAGCTCGCCTGGATCTTGGGTGAGGTGCCCGGCGCCCGTGCCCGCGCCGAGGCGGGGGAGCTCTGCTTCGGCACCGTGGACAGCTGGCTCATTTGGAAGCTCACCGACGGGGCCGTGCACGCCACGGACGTGACCAATGCGAGCCGGACCATGCTCTACAACATCCACGAGAGGCACTGGGATCCCTTCCTGCTTAAACTCTTCGGCATTCCCGAGGCCATTCTTCCCGAGGTGCGCCCCTCTTCCGGCAGCTTCGGCATAACGGCGAACCCGGGGCTCGTCCAGGGCATCCCCATCTGCGGCGTGGCGGGCGACCAGCAGGCGGCGCTCTTCGGCCAGTGCTGCTTCCATGCGGGCCAGGCGAAGAACACCTACGGCACCGGCTGCTTTCTGCTCATGCACACCGGGCACGAGGCCTGCGCGAGCGAGCACGGGCTCGTGACCACGGTGGCGGCCTCGGCCCCCAACGCGGGGGGCACCGAGTACGCGCTCGAGGGCAGCGTGTTCATGGCCGGCGCCCTCATCCAGTGGCTCCGCGACGAGCTCGGCATCATCGACAGCGTCGCCGAAACCGACGCCATCGCCCGCAGCGTGGCCACGACCGACGGCGTCTTCGTCGTGCCCGCGTTCACGGGTCTGGGCGCCCCCTGGTGGGATGCCGACGCCCGCGGTGCCATTTTGGGTCTCACCCGCGGCGCCGGGCGCGCCCACATCGTGCGGGCGGCGTTGGAGTCGATCGCCTACCAGGTGTGCGACTTGGCCCGCGCCATGGCCGAGGACGCGCGCATGCCGCTTTCGGTGCTGAACGTCGACGGGGGAGCGGCGGCCAACGACTTCCTCATGCAGTTCCAAGCCGACATGCTCGGCGCGCCCCTGCGCCGCCCCGACAACGCCGAGACCACCGCTCTCGGCGCCGCCTACCTGGCCGGTCTTTCCACGGGCTTCTGGAAAAGCACCGAGGAGCTGGCGGCCCTGCGCGAGGGCGAAGACCGCTTCCTGCCCACCTTCGACGAGCCCATGCGCGCCGCCCGCCTCGCCGCCTGGCACGAGGCCGTCTCCCGCATCCGCAGCTAG
- the mcrC gene encoding 5-methylcytosine-specific restriction endonuclease system specificity protein McrC, with product MIRIQNIYHMLAYAFQVLCEQGYREMATEEFDNAAELCAAILIRGTNSQVKRGLGREYIDHTDTLSTLRGKLEITDSVKTRSVLRRQMVCSYDESSIDTPMNRILKATMMLLVRSNLSKERKRDIKRLLAYFDDVSDIDLATANWQMRFNRNNQTYRMLINVCWLIAKGLLQTQEDGSTKLMDFLDEQRMSRLYERFILEYFKREHPKLHVGAPHISWTLDDDFDDMLPVMKSDVVLSLGHTTLIIDAKYYSHATQHQYNTHSVHSHNLYQIFTYVKNKEAELARADVPHEVSGMLLYAQTDEEIQPDGVYRMSGNQISVKTLDLDTPFEDIKVQLDEIVELHFGLFV from the coding sequence ATGATCCGCATCCAGAACATCTATCATATGCTCGCCTACGCCTTCCAGGTGCTGTGCGAGCAAGGGTATCGCGAGATGGCTACCGAAGAGTTCGACAACGCGGCGGAGCTCTGCGCTGCTATTTTGATACGCGGCACAAACTCTCAAGTCAAACGCGGCCTCGGACGGGAGTACATAGACCATACCGATACACTCTCGACTTTACGAGGAAAACTCGAGATTACCGATTCGGTGAAAACAAGATCCGTACTGCGACGACAAATGGTGTGCAGCTACGACGAGTCCTCAATCGACACACCCATGAATCGCATCCTCAAGGCAACGATGATGCTGCTGGTACGCTCGAACCTAAGCAAAGAGCGCAAGCGGGATATCAAGCGACTGCTCGCATACTTCGACGACGTGAGCGACATCGATCTGGCAACCGCGAACTGGCAGATGCGCTTCAATCGAAATAACCAGACCTACCGCATGCTGATAAATGTGTGCTGGCTCATTGCCAAAGGGCTGCTGCAGACCCAAGAAGACGGATCAACCAAACTCATGGACTTTCTAGACGAACAGCGCATGAGCCGATTGTATGAACGGTTCATCCTAGAATACTTCAAGCGCGAGCATCCCAAGCTACATGTTGGCGCTCCTCACATCAGCTGGACGCTTGACGACGACTTCGACGATATGCTGCCTGTCATGAAGAGCGACGTTGTGCTCTCACTCGGCCACACGACGCTCATCATCGACGCGAAATATTACTCGCATGCTACGCAGCATCAGTACAACACGCATAGCGTCCATTCGCACAATCTATACCAGATTTTCACCTATGTGAAAAATAAGGAGGCGGAACTCGCACGCGCCGACGTGCCCCACGAGGTGTCGGGGATGTTGCTGTACGCGCAAACCGACGAGGAAATACAGCCAGATGGCGTTTACAGAATGAGCGGGAACCAGATTAGCGTGAAGACGCTTGATCTCGATACGCCCTTCGAGGACATCAAAGTGCAGCTCGACGAGATTGTCGAGTTGCACTTTGGCCTATTCGTGTAG